From Hoplias malabaricus isolate fHopMal1 chromosome 11, fHopMal1.hap1, whole genome shotgun sequence, a single genomic window includes:
- the LOC136709947 gene encoding carbohydrate sulfotransferase 1-like, whose amino-acid sequence MQCSWKAVILLALASIAIQYTAIRTFTSKPFQLCPVSIPQNCGLGAQETDAPFERGCDEYAYFTFNASRKTHILVLATTRSGSSFVGQLLNQHSDIFYLFEPLYHVQTALIPRLSHSRNTADRRVMLGASRDLLRSLYGCDLHFLESYIKPPPTNHTTDKLFRRGASRALCSQPVCDAFSPGEANVEEGDCVKKCATLNMTLAAESCRDKRHVAIKIVRVPEIGDLRALVEDPRLNLKVIQLVRDPRGILASRIETFRDTYRLWRIWRATGRKPYNLDLTQLTVVCEDFLSSVSTGLSHPYWLKGKYMLVRYEDLARNPLQKTKDIYDYLGISMDKNVVDWIQANTRGSNELSAKHKYGTVRDSAANAESWRLKLSYDMVDYTQTVCQKVLHTLGYKSVKSAEELKNMSLSLVADKVFVPFL is encoded by the coding sequence ATGCAATGTTCTTGGAAGGCTGTGATCCTGCTAGCCTTGGCCTCCATTGCCATCCAGTATACAGCAATCCGGACCTTCACCTCCAAGCCTTTCCAGCTTTGCCCTGTGTCCATACCACAGAACTGTGGTTTGGGAGCGCAGGAAACAGATGCCCCCTTCGAGCGTGGATGTGACGAATATGCTTACTTCACCTTCAACGCCTCCCGAAAGACGCACATACTGGTGTTAGCCACTACCCGGAGCGGATCATCATTTGTGGGGCAGCTGTTGAACCAGCACTCTGATATTTTCTACCTGTTTGAGCCACTGTACCATGTCCAAACAGCCCTGATTCCTCGCTTGTCACACAGTCGTAACACTGCTGACAGGCGAGTGATGCTAGGGGCCAGTCGGGACTTGCTCCGAAGCCTTTATGGCTGTGACCTGCACTTTCTGGAGAGCTATATCAAGCCTCCGCCAACCaaccacaccacagacaagcTGTTCCGCCGAGGGGCAAGCCGAGCCCTCTGTTCCCAGCCTGTTTGTGATGCCTTCAGTCCTGGGGAGGCAAATGTGGAAGAGGGCGACTGCGTCAAGAAGTGTGCAACTCTCAACATGACCCTTGCAGCTGAATCTTGCAGGGATAAACGACACGTAGCCATAAAGATTGTGCGGGTACCTGAGATTGGAGATTTGCGAGCGCTAGTGGAGGACCCCCGCCTCAATTTGAAGGTTATCCAATTGGTCCGAGACCCTCGGGGCATTCTTGCTTCACGGATCGAGACCTTCAGGGACACATACCGATTGTGGAGAATCTGGAGGGCCACAGGGAGGAAACCCTACAACCTGGACTTGACTCAGCTAACTGTGGTATGTGAGGACTTTTTGAGCTCAGTTTCTACGGGTTTGAGCCATCCCTACTGGCTCAAGGGGAAATACATGTTGGTGCGATATGAGGACTTGGCGAGGAACCCTCTCCAGAAAACCAAGGATATCTATGACTACCTTGGGATATCTATGGACAAAAATGTGGTGGATTGGATTCAGGCAAACACCAGGGGGAGTAATGAGCTCTCAGCAAAACACAAATATGGAACAGTGAGAGACTCTGCAGCTAATGCTGAAAGCTGGAGGCTCAAACTGTCCTATGACATGGTGGACTACACACAGACTGTGTGTCAAAAGGTCCTACACACCCTGGGCTATAAAAGTGTCAAATCTGCCGAGGAACTGAAAAATATGTCTCTCTCACTTGTGGCAGACAAAGTTTTTGTACCGTTTTTATAA